The following are encoded in a window of Sutcliffiella horikoshii genomic DNA:
- the sdaAA gene encoding L-serine ammonia-lyase, iron-sulfur-dependent, subunit alpha produces the protein MFRNVAELIEIAQSSNKKISEIMIEQEMEFTGRTREEIFEQMDKNLTIMEQAVERGLEGVRSVSGLTGGDAVLLQKYIEKGNFLTGKNILDAVSKAVATNEVNAAMGTICATPTAGSAGVVPGTLFAVKNVLNPTREEMINFLFTSGAFGFVVANNASISGAAGGCQAEVGSASGMAAAAIVEMAGGTPDQCAQAMAITLKNMLGLVCDPVAGLVEVPCVKRNAMGAANAMVAADMALAGITSTIPCDEVIDAMYKIGLTMPTALKETAQGGLAATPTGRELEAKIFGVPLQKGD, from the coding sequence ATGTTTCGTAATGTTGCAGAACTGATTGAGATAGCACAAAGCAGTAATAAGAAGATTTCAGAGATTATGATTGAACAGGAAATGGAATTTACGGGCAGAACGCGTGAGGAAATTTTCGAACAGATGGACAAAAATCTTACCATCATGGAGCAGGCTGTTGAAAGAGGGCTTGAAGGGGTGAGGTCTGTTTCTGGTTTAACGGGCGGAGATGCGGTATTGTTACAAAAATATATTGAAAAAGGGAATTTCCTTACAGGAAAAAATATTTTAGATGCAGTGAGTAAAGCAGTTGCGACAAATGAAGTTAATGCTGCGATGGGTACAATTTGCGCCACCCCAACAGCCGGTTCTGCAGGGGTGGTTCCCGGAACGCTTTTTGCCGTGAAAAATGTGCTTAACCCAACAAGAGAAGAAATGATCAACTTCTTATTTACGTCAGGAGCATTTGGATTTGTTGTTGCTAATAATGCCTCTATCTCTGGTGCCGCTGGCGGATGTCAGGCTGAGGTAGGGTCTGCTTCCGGAATGGCAGCAGCTGCTATCGTGGAAATGGCTGGCGGAACTCCTGATCAATGTGCACAAGCAATGGCCATTACGCTTAAAAACATGTTAGGATTAGTATGTGACCCTGTTGCAGGGCTTGTAGAAGTACCATGCGTAAAGCGTAATGCAATGGGTGCAGCAAATGCAATGGTCGCAGCAGACATGGCACTTGCCGGAATCACAAGCACCATTCCATGTGATGAAGTGATCGACGCAATGTACAAAATCGGACTGACGATGCCTACTGCACTTAAAGAGACTGCACAAGGAGGGTTGGCGGCAACACCAACTGGTCGTGAATTAGAAGCGAAAATATTTGGTGTTCCCTTACAAAAAGGTGACTAA